A single window of Streptomyces aquilus DNA harbors:
- a CDS encoding TetR/AcrR family transcriptional regulator C-terminal domain-containing protein, with product MPLERIVSTALRIVDEEGADALSMRTLAQRLGSGTATLYRHFDNRAALIAHVVDRVFGAVELNGAELRAMAWQQALRTGAHAMFDALSRHQNAARLMVERVPLGPNAMAVRERCVAVLLDNGFPPRQAAHAYATLARYVLGFAVQANRQEGAGRSDDAQAAALFQSVDPDLFPATLAVASEMPIPLEEEFSFGLELLLSGLERLRDEG from the coding sequence GTGCCGCTGGAACGCATCGTGTCCACGGCCCTGCGGATCGTGGACGAGGAGGGCGCCGACGCGCTGTCGATGCGGACGTTGGCCCAGCGTCTGGGCTCGGGCACGGCCACGCTGTACCGGCACTTCGACAACCGGGCAGCGCTGATCGCCCACGTGGTGGACCGCGTGTTCGGCGCCGTGGAACTCAACGGCGCCGAGCTCCGGGCGATGGCCTGGCAGCAGGCGCTGCGGACGGGCGCGCACGCCATGTTCGACGCCTTGTCCCGGCACCAGAACGCGGCACGCCTGATGGTCGAGCGGGTTCCCCTCGGGCCGAATGCGATGGCAGTGCGGGAGCGCTGTGTCGCGGTGCTGCTCGACAACGGTTTCCCGCCGCGCCAGGCAGCGCACGCGTATGCGACCCTGGCCCGCTATGTCCTCGGATTCGCCGTACAGGCCAACCGGCAGGAGGGAGCGGGCCGGTCCGACGATGCCCAGGCCGCGGCCCTCTTCCAGAGCGTGGATCCGGACCTGTTCCCGGCCACCCTCGCCGTCGCCTCCGAGATGCCGATCCCGCTGGAGGAGGAGTTCTCCTTCGGCCTCGAACTCCTCCTCAGCGGGCTTGAGCGCCTGCGCGACGAGGGCTGA